One window of the Chanodichthys erythropterus isolate Z2021 chromosome 2, ASM2448905v1, whole genome shotgun sequence genome contains the following:
- the LOC137036300 gene encoding ankyrin repeat domain-containing protein 34A codes for MGDGGALHTEGNALLKAVFQGKLRLARLLLEGGAYINEGNERGETPIIAACLAGYDDPQTRQRMVRYLLEKGADPNIPDKSGRTALMHACAELAGKEVVSLLLENGADPSLKDYSGSSALVHAINKGDRDTLQVLLDACKAKGKEVIIITTDTSPSGTKKTKQYLNSPPSPGIVDKLSPACMSPSEVEIHTTGSALGEEEEGIFSFAVTSALPLPSSRPLGERRPPPRKLLKRLNSEPWGLVAPSVLAERAERIEGDLAEEDKLVSEMNGMTVSGPGRPLLSRRHSIETHDPSSPKLMDRSCSEDCAALCGSSWADKVHQHQSLYRRNTAPETQDNVAQASTGIRGLPHPKLTRMEHYESDTHLCPASIPGSPDSGRVSVERRKYNASPLSLLTSSSRESLESIPNSVSPLTIRRRPTGLLERRGSGTLLLDHISHTRPGFLPPLNVNPQRPIPDIRANGKPTSPVHSGSKILLPVAPSSPKRGPDFKMKKKLMRRHSMQTEQMKQLSTFREILTEKVMEMNGD; via the coding sequence ATGGGTGATGGAGGGGCCTTGCACACAGAGGGCAATGCCCTTCTGAAGGCGGTGTTCCAGGGCAAACTCCGCCTCGCACGCCTCCTCCTAGAGGGTGGAGCCTATATCAATGAAGGGAACGAGCGAGGGGAGACGCCCATAATAGCAGCCTGTCTGGCAGGATACGATGATCCGCAGACCCGGCAGAGAATGGTGCGGTACCTGCTGGAGAAAGGAGCAGACCCAAACATCCCCGACAAATCGGGTCGGACCGCCCTAATGCATGCATGTGCAGAACTGGCAGGCAAAGAAGTGGTGTCACTACTGCTGGAAAACGGTGCCGATCCCAGCTTGAAAGACTATTCCGGGTCCTCGGCACTTGTACACGCCATCAATAAGGGTGACAGGGACACTCTCCAGGTCCTGCTGGATGCCTGCAAAGCCAAAGGCAAAGAGGTAATCATCATTACAACCGATACATCTCCCTCTGGCACTAAAAAGACCAAGCAATACCTGAACTCTCCACCATCTCCGGGAATAGTGGACAAGCTCTCCCCTGCTTGTATGTCTCCGTCTGAAGTGGAGATCCATACCACTGGCTCTGCCCTCGGTGAAGAGGAGGAAGGTATCTTCAGCTTCGCTGTGACTTCAGCACTCCCACTACCCTCCAGTAGACCACTGGGAGAGAGGAGACCACCACCCCGCAAGCTTCTGAAAAGACTGAACTCTGAGCCCTGGGGTCTGGTGGCTCCTTCCGTACTTGCTGAGAGAGCGGAGCGGATAGAGGGCGATTTAGCAGAGGAGGACAAGTTAGTCTCAGAGATGAATGGGATGACAGTTTCCGGTCCAGGCAGACCTCTTCTGTCCCGAAGGCACAGTATAGAGACCCATGACCCATCCTCTCCGAAGCTAATGGACCGGTCCTGTTCGGAAGACTGTGCAGCACTGTGTGGCTCGTCCTGGGCGGATAAAGTCCATCAGCACCAGTCACTGTATCGTAGAAACACAGCCCCTGAGACTCAGGACAATGTGGCTCAGGCATCGACAGGAATCCGTGGCTTaccacaccccaaactcaccCGCATGGAACACTACGAGTCGGACACCCACCTGTGTCCAGCCTCCATCCCTGGATCTCCAGATTCTGGACGTGTCTCAGTGGAGCGGCGCAAGTACAATGCCTCTCCCTTGTCGCTGCTCACTAGCTCTTCTCGAGAGTCTCTGGAGAGCATTCCCAACTCTGTGTCTCCGCTCACAATACGACGGCGTCCAACAGGACTGTTGGAACGGCGGGGATCAGGGACTCTCCTCCTGGACCACATCTCCCACACACGACCTGGATTCCTTCCTCCTCTCAATGTCAACCCCCAGCGACCCATTCCTGATATCCGTGCCAACGGAAAGCCCACTTCTCCCGTTCACTCAGGGAGCAAGATCCTGTTGCCGGTCGCACCATCGTCCCCGAAACGTGGGCCAGACTTCAAGATGAAGAAGAAACTGATGAGGAGACACTCAATGCAGACAGAGCAGATGAAGCAGCTTTCGACCTTCCgggaaatcctcacagaaaaGGTTATGGAGATGAATGGAGATTGA